From a region of the Bacillus sp. E(2018) genome:
- a CDS encoding non-ribosomal peptide synthetase, whose product MDTVFTHVLEGRRETFPNDDACIHHLIEQQVERTPNHVAVFFQEESLTYSELNDRANQVAHLLLNKGLKREEPVIVSLERSLEMVIALLGILKAGGAYVPVDPTFPIARIQGLVSELGQPFVLTANKYQSLFEDCDVVCLDTFSWSEKLIANPEVEMDADSLMYIIYTSGSTGKPKGVMNTHRALNNRLQWMQREFLLNGNDRILQKTPYSFDVSVWEFFWPLMEGASIVMAKPDGHKDPDYLYQTIQEYRVTTLHFVPSMLQLFLDAVPDLSQTSIKRVICSGEALKKSTESQFFNQSADVELYNLYGPTEAAIDVSYWRCTTDDRSSSVPIGYPISNIDLYLLDEKMRPVAQGESGELYIGGVGLATGYYGQPTLTSERFIPNPFKTGEKLYKTGDLCRLRRDGAIDYIGRNDFQVKINGLRIELGEIEHALENIDLIKQSVVMAVTEGTRQFLTVYLVLEKKQDFVEEAVRSQLMSVLPEYMIPTLFVCLEKLPLSINGKVDRAGLPRPILKQEMNDSETLTETETFIASIWKDDLGVSSSLHQSFLYIGGNSLFAARVASRLRKKYGVPMTIQTVFEHPTISTLASFVDNKSVILEDEDLQFMRESGNTLSDAQKRLWFLNELEGASSLYNLPSFVDIEGDLRLQDFKSSLDLVIQNQSVLQSRFLTKNGEPVCVIDEGRTSDLVMKDYSMSSYDQAIKMTEDYMREDAAKLFHLSTGPLYRFTLFKVSDTQHRFYFNCHHIIFDGWSESIFLNNLLSAYEGEPIKVSGSYKDYINSQERYSSTTEAQEQINFWKRKLSKDTPSIELFKTQKHRESTGSPGGEVTFQLSKKELHSLETFCQNSGVTLYTGLLSLYKLLIYKLSSEKDVSIGTPVAGRSFEGTENIIGMFVNTIVLRNQIEGTMTFKDFLQSVKYTTLEALSNDKVPFEKVVEAVQPNRASNQNPLFQYMFAFQNYPDAVTTTDTLKLGHTVLLNNHTSKFDLTLFLEPSDEGLKGKFEYRSDVFQQKDIDRLASLFKQMFKFIESENPIDKWSLVTDEEREKVIYGFNKTQMAFPDVHLHELFEGQVKKTPDHVAAEYEGETITYGELERRANQLAHLLIQKGITPDTPVGLVMGRSIELVIAMMGILKAGGAYLPLDIEAPESRMKDILIDANAPICITNQALTLGEEKEINVLMFEEILSRMDDLSTEKPTVDLSPLNLVSVYYTSGSTGKPKGVSSTHRGWVNRVCWMQNKHHLREGETALQKTTLTFDDAAIEFFWPLMVGGRIALIPPGAHKDPHEILRYAVQYNVSLLQFVPSMLQMVIDEMTPEMKEKLQNLRVVVSSGEALKSELMNQFYEKMPGHLYNTWGATEVSIDSTCFDCIRDHTGGSYIVSVGRPIDNNRVYALDRYLLPVPIGVPGDLYIAGIGLARGYLNNPEKTKASFMEDPFYPGEHMYRTGDRGYLTEDGNIMFLGREDNQVKIRGMRVELGEIENRIREIAGIKDAVVLFQKGDVISHLIAYYSSDQFDLDGLTIKNKLSKELPEYMVPSFYMELQQFPLNANGKVDRNHLPNISESNLVVSTEFTAPSDDTEREVLSIWVDKLGIDHIGTNDNFFELGGHSLLAVKIMASINKAFSLALPVKVLFEHPTIKSLSEVMNVYEKTDLLTITERTDKTEVVPLTDAQRSIWFLDQLNQDSKYNMPLVLRFDGLMDTEKLQHAINALIARHESLRTSFINRDGEPFQMVMDRGEIELIRRKVEKVSIQSIVQQELLTSFDLTQGPLVRATLVEMVDEMYLILTFHHIVSDGWSLMVIKDELIKLCNGEELSPYLVQYPDYALAYNELVERSENSQKQLIYWKEKLSGPIPFVQLPQDLDEDRRGNNTIKQHVPKPFSKMIKQFSKDQKYTPFIVFLSAFYALLARLSREEDIIVGTPIVNRPLEELEGSVGLFLNTLPLRTTVKSEGTVQEHLDIVRDTVFHAFHNQDVPFERIVETVQPERNLNRNPLFDVMINYRSFEERTDFRVGDMNVQEVDVDEIQSKFFMTLYIEETESEYVLDLSYQNSTFSSKRMEAFIEQYLHLLRTFIQQPQMMLKECSLVTPSLESLLPDLESQLVSKEYPRITDLIRRFGEETPEKTAVEEDGNTYSYKQLNHEVDRVVSGLLSTISPGDVVAVYGKRSYRMIVSILGVLESDAVFLNVDENVPSVRLKEMLSQSNVKRILLTEELNPDHVSVLDELSLPLSRFNELSGNVVDLATIPKENRGAYLFFTSGTTGKPKGILGTHNGLSHFLEWQRSKFKIKQSDRFAQLTNVTFDVYLRDVFLPLLSGATLCIPSEHEDVLSFIEEQKITAIHAVPSLSKLWIKSYEGIQLSDLRYVFFAGEALSKEVITLWHAKSHAELISLYGQTETTLAKSFYEVSGTETYEHMPIGRPLPDTQIFILNDSGKLTGVGEAGELIVRTPYKTLGYLNVQETFVKNPFTDCEEDKIYRTGDIGRYLPTGEIEILGRQDEQIKVRGVRFNKREVTEAVKRIQGIKECYILEVKEKDEVTLYGYVVTDTITSEEIREQLYHVLPLSLIPNAFIVVPYLPVTVNGKIDKAKLLSYKSQEVEVVKKEALPQELPIQKIWEDLLKLPHMSNTDNFFTLGGHSLLIVKMIGKIKDQFGIELSLKEIFKNPTIHSIAELLSKKKVKPKGEIKRVKRVKQTIKN is encoded by the coding sequence GAACGCCTAATCATGTCGCGGTCTTCTTTCAAGAAGAGTCACTTACGTATAGCGAATTGAACGACAGAGCAAATCAGGTGGCTCACCTGTTATTGAATAAAGGACTCAAGCGTGAGGAACCTGTCATCGTCAGTCTTGAGCGATCACTGGAGATGGTCATCGCGTTACTTGGAATCTTAAAAGCGGGAGGCGCATATGTTCCCGTCGATCCGACTTTTCCTATCGCAAGGATTCAAGGATTGGTCAGTGAGTTAGGACAACCATTCGTTCTAACAGCGAATAAGTACCAATCTCTTTTTGAGGATTGTGATGTTGTTTGCTTAGACACGTTTTCATGGAGTGAGAAGCTGATCGCAAATCCTGAGGTGGAGATGGACGCAGATTCTCTCATGTACATCATCTATACCTCTGGCTCTACCGGCAAACCAAAAGGCGTCATGAACACGCACCGAGCACTCAATAATAGGTTGCAGTGGATGCAGCGTGAGTTTTTACTCAACGGTAACGACCGGATTCTGCAGAAGACACCGTATAGTTTCGATGTATCGGTGTGGGAGTTCTTTTGGCCGTTGATGGAAGGTGCATCGATCGTCATGGCCAAACCAGACGGACATAAAGATCCGGATTATTTATATCAAACGATTCAAGAATATAGGGTGACGACTCTGCATTTTGTTCCATCGATGCTTCAACTCTTCTTGGATGCTGTTCCCGATCTTTCTCAAACTTCTATAAAGAGGGTGATCTGTAGCGGAGAGGCATTAAAGAAGTCGACAGAGAGTCAATTTTTCAATCAATCGGCAGATGTAGAGCTTTATAACTTGTACGGACCGACAGAAGCAGCGATCGACGTTTCATATTGGAGATGTACGACGGATGACAGAAGCTCTTCTGTTCCGATCGGTTACCCCATCAGTAACATCGATCTCTATCTCTTAGATGAAAAGATGCGACCAGTGGCTCAAGGGGAGAGCGGGGAACTGTATATCGGTGGAGTGGGACTTGCGACCGGTTATTACGGACAACCGACTCTAACGAGCGAACGATTCATCCCGAACCCTTTTAAAACGGGTGAGAAATTGTATAAGACAGGAGACCTCTGTCGCCTGCGTAGAGATGGAGCGATCGATTATATCGGTCGCAACGATTTTCAAGTTAAGATCAACGGTTTACGAATAGAACTCGGTGAGATCGAACATGCTCTTGAGAATATTGACCTCATTAAGCAGAGTGTCGTTATGGCGGTTACAGAAGGTACACGACAGTTTTTGACCGTTTACCTGGTATTAGAGAAGAAGCAAGATTTTGTAGAAGAAGCAGTACGATCGCAACTGATGAGCGTACTGCCTGAATATATGATTCCTACTCTGTTCGTCTGTTTAGAAAAACTTCCGCTATCAATAAACGGAAAAGTCGATCGTGCAGGGCTTCCTCGTCCTATCCTAAAACAGGAAATGAATGATTCTGAAACGTTGACTGAGACGGAAACGTTTATCGCAAGTATTTGGAAAGATGATTTAGGAGTTTCTTCATCTCTTCATCAATCCTTTTTGTACATAGGTGGAAACTCATTGTTTGCGGCACGTGTGGCTAGTCGTCTCAGAAAAAAATACGGCGTACCGATGACGATCCAAACAGTCTTTGAACATCCAACGATCTCTACTCTAGCATCTTTTGTGGACAACAAGAGTGTGATCCTAGAAGACGAAGACTTACAGTTCATGCGTGAGAGCGGTAATACCCTCTCTGACGCACAAAAGAGGCTCTGGTTTCTCAACGAGTTAGAGGGTGCTTCTTCTCTTTATAACCTTCCAAGTTTTGTAGACATAGAAGGAGACCTCAGACTACAAGATTTTAAGAGTAGTCTCGATCTTGTCATACAAAATCAAAGTGTACTTCAAAGCCGTTTTTTAACGAAAAACGGTGAACCAGTTTGTGTGATCGACGAAGGAAGAACAAGTGACTTGGTTATGAAGGACTATTCCATGTCTTCCTATGATCAAGCGATCAAGATGACCGAAGATTATATGAGAGAAGATGCTGCTAAACTTTTTCATTTATCAACCGGTCCTCTGTACCGGTTTACCTTATTTAAGGTATCTGATACTCAGCATCGTTTCTATTTTAACTGTCACCACATCATCTTTGACGGGTGGTCAGAATCCATCTTCTTAAACAACCTTCTTTCAGCTTATGAGGGAGAGCCTATCAAGGTATCAGGCAGTTATAAGGATTATATCAACTCTCAAGAACGTTACTCATCGACCACAGAAGCACAAGAGCAGATCAATTTCTGGAAACGTAAACTGAGTAAAGACACGCCATCTATCGAGTTGTTTAAAACTCAAAAACATAGAGAGAGCACTGGTAGTCCTGGTGGTGAGGTAACTTTTCAGTTATCTAAGAAAGAACTTCATTCATTAGAAACGTTTTGCCAGAACTCAGGAGTGACGCTCTACACGGGTCTCCTTTCGTTGTACAAACTCTTAATCTACAAGTTATCAAGTGAAAAAGACGTCTCGATCGGTACACCTGTTGCGGGGAGGTCGTTCGAAGGAACAGAGAATATCATCGGCATGTTTGTGAACACGATCGTCTTACGTAACCAGATCGAAGGGACGATGACGTTTAAGGATTTTCTTCAATCGGTAAAATACACGACGCTTGAAGCTCTTTCAAACGATAAAGTGCCGTTTGAGAAGGTGGTAGAGGCGGTCCAACCGAACCGAGCGTCGAACCAAAACCCGCTCTTTCAATACATGTTCGCTTTTCAGAACTATCCGGATGCCGTAACCACAACAGATACACTCAAACTGGGGCATACGGTCTTATTAAACAATCACACTTCGAAATTCGATCTAACTTTGTTTCTTGAACCTTCTGATGAAGGTCTTAAAGGGAAGTTTGAATATAGAAGTGACGTGTTCCAACAAAAGGATATAGACCGACTGGCTTCACTGTTTAAACAAATGTTTAAATTCATAGAATCTGAGAATCCGATCGATAAATGGTCGTTAGTAACAGATGAAGAACGAGAAAAGGTGATCTATGGTTTTAACAAGACACAGATGGCTTTTCCTGATGTTCATCTTCATGAACTGTTTGAAGGACAAGTTAAGAAAACACCAGATCACGTAGCAGCAGAATACGAGGGAGAAACGATCACGTACGGTGAGCTTGAAAGAAGGGCCAACCAGCTCGCTCATCTTTTGATACAGAAGGGCATCACTCCGGATACACCAGTCGGACTTGTGATGGGTCGATCCATCGAGCTCGTCATCGCGATGATGGGTATCTTAAAAGCGGGAGGCGCTTATCTTCCTTTAGATATCGAGGCACCCGAATCACGGATGAAAGACATCTTGATCGATGCGAACGCGCCGATCTGTATAACAAATCAAGCGTTAACACTCGGAGAAGAAAAAGAGATCAACGTTTTGATGTTCGAAGAGATTCTGAGTCGAATGGATGATCTCTCGACTGAAAAGCCGACGGTCGACCTGTCACCACTGAACTTAGTATCTGTGTACTATACGTCGGGATCAACCGGAAAACCAAAAGGCGTGAGCAGCACACATAGAGGCTGGGTGAACCGAGTTTGTTGGATGCAGAACAAGCACCATCTAAGAGAGGGTGAGACAGCCCTTCAAAAGACGACATTGACGTTTGATGATGCGGCGATCGAATTCTTCTGGCCGTTAATGGTAGGGGGAAGGATCGCTCTGATCCCACCGGGAGCACATAAGGATCCTCATGAAATCTTACGTTATGCCGTCCAGTATAATGTGTCACTTCTTCAGTTCGTACCGAGCATGCTGCAGATGGTCATAGACGAGATGACGCCAGAGATGAAAGAGAAGCTTCAAAACCTTCGAGTCGTTGTCTCGAGTGGTGAAGCGTTAAAAAGCGAACTGATGAACCAGTTCTATGAAAAGATGCCGGGCCATCTATACAACACATGGGGTGCGACAGAAGTATCGATTGATTCTACGTGCTTTGATTGTATAAGGGATCACACGGGTGGTTCATACATCGTGTCGGTCGGAAGACCGATCGATAACAACCGGGTGTATGCGCTCGATCGTTATCTTCTGCCGGTTCCAATCGGCGTGCCAGGTGACTTATACATCGCAGGCATCGGGCTTGCGAGAGGATATCTGAACAACCCTGAAAAAACAAAAGCTTCTTTTATGGAAGATCCTTTTTATCCTGGTGAACACATGTATAGAACCGGAGACCGCGGATATCTCACGGAAGACGGAAACATCATGTTCTTAGGAAGAGAAGATAACCAGGTAAAGATCCGAGGGATGAGAGTGGAGTTAGGTGAGATCGAAAATCGCATCCGCGAAATCGCCGGAATCAAAGATGCGGTGGTTTTGTTTCAAAAAGGAGATGTAATCTCCCACCTTATCGCCTACTACTCGAGTGATCAGTTTGATCTGGATGGGTTAACTATCAAGAACAAGCTCTCAAAAGAGCTTCCTGAATACATGGTACCGAGCTTTTATATGGAACTTCAACAGTTCCCGCTCAACGCTAACGGGAAAGTCGACCGAAACCATCTACCGAACATATCTGAATCGAACTTAGTCGTAAGCACAGAGTTTACGGCACCTTCAGACGATACGGAAAGAGAGGTCTTATCGATCTGGGTAGACAAACTAGGCATCGATCATATCGGGACGAACGATAACTTCTTTGAACTTGGCGGACACTCTCTGTTAGCCGTAAAGATCATGGCAAGTATCAACAAAGCGTTTTCTTTAGCGTTACCTGTAAAGGTACTGTTCGAGCATCCGACGATCAAAAGTCTTAGCGAAGTCATGAACGTTTACGAGAAGACAGATCTACTTACGATAACGGAACGAACAGATAAAACAGAAGTGGTCCCTTTAACAGATGCACAAAGAAGCATATGGTTTCTAGATCAACTCAACCAAGACAGCAAATACAACATGCCGCTCGTGTTGAGATTCGATGGACTCATGGATACCGAAAAACTCCAGCATGCGATCAACGCATTAATAGCACGACACGAATCGTTGCGGACTTCTTTTATCAATAGAGACGGTGAACCTTTCCAGATGGTCATGGATAGAGGGGAGATCGAGTTGATCAGACGAAAGGTTGAGAAGGTTTCGATTCAATCGATCGTCCAACAAGAACTTCTGACTTCGTTCGATCTTACTCAAGGACCTTTGGTGAGAGCCACTCTTGTCGAGATGGTCGATGAGATGTATCTGATACTCACGTTCCACCACATCGTCAGTGATGGATGGTCGCTCATGGTGATCAAAGATGAACTTATCAAGCTTTGTAACGGTGAAGAACTTTCGCCTTACCTTGTGCAGTATCCAGACTACGCACTCGCTTATAACGAACTAGTCGAAAGAAGCGAGAACAGTCAAAAACAGCTTATATACTGGAAAGAAAAACTTAGTGGACCCATACCTTTCGTGCAGCTGCCTCAAGATTTGGACGAAGACCGAAGAGGAAATAACACGATAAAACAACACGTGCCAAAACCGTTCTCTAAGATGATCAAGCAGTTCAGTAAAGACCAAAAATATACACCGTTCATCGTTTTTCTGAGTGCGTTTTATGCGCTACTCGCGCGACTCTCAAGAGAAGAAGATATCATCGTCGGAACACCGATCGTCAATCGTCCTTTAGAAGAGCTGGAAGGGTCGGTCGGCCTGTTTTTAAACACCTTACCATTACGAACGACGGTGAAGAGTGAAGGGACTGTACAAGAACACTTGGATATCGTACGTGATACCGTCTTCCATGCTTTTCACAACCAAGATGTTCCGTTTGAGAGAATCGTAGAGACTGTTCAGCCTGAGAGGAACTTAAACCGTAATCCATTGTTTGATGTGATGATCAACTATCGTAGTTTTGAAGAGAGAACAGATTTTAGAGTCGGCGATATGAATGTCCAAGAAGTGGATGTGGATGAGATTCAATCCAAGTTCTTCATGACGCTATATATCGAAGAAACAGAATCAGAATATGTGTTAGACCTTTCGTATCAGAACAGCACGTTCTCATCGAAGAGGATGGAGGCGTTCATCGAACAGTATTTGCATCTGTTAAGAACTTTTATCCAACAACCACAGATGATGCTAAAAGAATGTTCGCTCGTAACACCGTCGCTCGAATCTCTTCTTCCTGATTTAGAGAGTCAGCTGGTCTCAAAAGAGTATCCGCGTATCACGGATCTGATCAGGCGTTTCGGAGAGGAAACACCGGAAAAAACCGCGGTTGAAGAAGACGGCAACACTTATAGTTACAAACAGTTGAACCACGAAGTAGATCGAGTGGTGTCAGGCCTTCTTTCCACTATATCACCAGGTGACGTAGTCGCAGTTTACGGAAAACGAAGTTACCGTATGATCGTCTCTATCTTAGGTGTGTTAGAAAGTGACGCTGTATTTTTAAACGTAGATGAGAACGTACCAAGTGTTCGTTTAAAAGAGATGTTATCGCAGTCGAACGTGAAGCGAATTCTTCTGACAGAGGAGTTGAACCCAGACCACGTATCCGTCTTAGATGAACTTTCGCTACCACTATCGCGTTTTAATGAACTCAGTGGAAATGTCGTAGATCTAGCGACAATACCGAAAGAGAATCGTGGAGCTTATCTTTTCTTTACATCAGGGACTACCGGAAAACCGAAAGGGATCTTAGGAACACATAACGGATTGTCACACTTCTTAGAGTGGCAGCGTTCTAAATTTAAGATCAAACAAAGTGACCGGTTCGCACAGCTGACGAACGTGACGTTTGATGTTTACTTACGAGATGTTTTTCTCCCCTTATTATCGGGAGCGACATTATGTATTCCGAGTGAGCATGAAGACGTTCTGTCTTTTATAGAAGAACAGAAGATAACCGCGATACATGCGGTCCCATCTTTATCAAAACTCTGGATCAAGTCGTATGAGGGGATCCAATTGAGCGACCTTCGGTATGTTTTCTTTGCAGGAGAAGCACTTTCAAAAGAAGTGATCACGCTTTGGCATGCAAAAAGTCATGCGGAGTTAATCAGTTTATACGGACAAACGGAAACGACACTCGCTAAAAGTTTTTATGAAGTCTCTGGAACCGAAACCTATGAACATATGCCTATCGGTCGACCGCTACCTGACACCCAGATCTTTATCTTAAACGACAGTGGAAAACTGACAGGGGTCGGTGAAGCGGGTGAGTTGATCGTCCGAACACCTTATAAAACGCTCGGGTATCTAAATGTTCAGGAAACGTTTGTAAAGAATCCATTTACGGATTGTGAAGAAGACAAGATCTATCGTACAGGAGACATCGGTCGATATCTGCCAACAGGAGAGATTGAAATACTCGGCCGTCAAGATGAACAGATCAAGGTCAGAGGCGTTCGCTTCAACAAGCGTGAGGTAACAGAAGCGGTCAAGCGAATTCAAGGGATCAAGGAATGTTACATCCTTGAGGTAAAGGAAAAAGACGAGGTCACTCTATACGGCTATGTTGTGACAGATACTATCACATCAGAAGAAATCAGAGAGCAGTTATATCATGTACTGCCACTCAGTTTGATCCCGAACGCATTCATCGTTGTTCCGTATCTGCCTGTAACCGTGAACGGTAAAATCGACAAAGCGAAACTGCTTTCTTATAAGAGTCAAGAAGTGGAAGTAGTGAAGAAAGAAGCACTTCCTCAAGAACTACCGATCCAAAAGATATGGGAAGACCTCTTAAAGCTTCCTCATATGAGTAACACAGATAACTTCTTTACCCTTGGCGGCCATTCATTGTTGATCGTGAAGATGATCGGTAAGATCAAAGATCAATTCGGCATCGAACTCTCGTTGAAAGAGATCTTTAAGAACCCGACGATCCATAGTATCGCTGAATTGCTGTCGAAAAAGAAAGTCAAACCGAAGGGTGAGATCAAGCGAGTGAAGAGGGTTAAACAAACTATCAAGAATTAA